The following coding sequences lie in one Maylandia zebra isolate NMK-2024a linkage group LG14, Mzebra_GT3a, whole genome shotgun sequence genomic window:
- the LOC101481117 gene encoding T-box transcription factor TBX1, which translates to MQALWQQFDQLGTEMIVTKAGRRMFPTFQVRISGMDPSAEYVLLMDFIPVDSKRYRYAFHSSSWLVAGRADVAAPSRMHFHPDSPARGAQWMKQTVSFDSLKLTNNLLDDNGHMILNSMHRYQPRFHVVYVDPTPNSHLNAYKNFCSFSFPETRFMAVTAYQNHRITQLKIASNPFAKGFRTTDPQAWAGNPSPLAVWCPAEGRAESQIDKSGEQINCDSKTSTRQEGLDPLMMEQCELFHHSKDSMGGTERKGGSSFLAPASCLHLPSFWDRAGSS; encoded by the exons ATGCAGGCACTTTGGCAGCAGTTTGACCAGCTGGGCACAGAGATGATTGTTACCAAAGCAGGAAG GCGGATGTTTCCGACATTCCAGGTACGGATCTCTGGGATGGATCCCTCTGCCGAATATGTTCTTCTCATGGATTTTATCCCTGTCGACAGCAAAAGATACAG atatGCATTCCACAGCTCATCCTGGTTAGTGGCGGGAAGAGCAGATGTCGCAGCCCCAAGCAGGATGCATTTCCACCCAGACTCACCTGCCCGTGGAGCCCAGTGGATGAAGCAGACTGTGTCCTTTGACAGCCTAAAGCTCACCAACAACCTGCTGGATGACAACGGACAT ATGATACTGAACTCCATGCATCGCTATCAACCGCGCTTCCATGTGGTGTATGTAGATCCAACGCCGAACAGCCACTTGAATGCATACAAGAACTTCTGCTCTTTCTCGTTCCCTGAGACACGCTTCATGGCTGTAACTGCTTATCAAAACCACAGG ATCACTCAGTTAAAAATTGCAAGCAACCCATTTGCTAAGGGCTTCAGGACTACAGACCCCCAGGCTTG gGCGGGTAATCCCAGTCCTCTAGCAGTGTGgtgtccagcagagggcagagCAGAATCTCAAATCGACAAATCTGGAGAACAAATAAACTGTGACTCAAAGACCTCAACCA GGCAGGAGGGCCTGGACCCGCTGATGATGGAGCAGTGTGAACTGTTTCATCACAGTAAAGACTCCATGGGAGGCACGGAGAGGAAAGGTGGGAGCAGTTTTTTAGCACCTGCCTCCTGCCTCCATCTCCCCTCTTTCTGGGACCGTGCAGGGTCATCATGA